Proteins from a single region of Syntrophales bacterium:
- a CDS encoding CaiB/BaiF CoA-transferase family protein → MAGPLQGLKVLDFTTLLPGPYATMLLADMGAEVLRIVSPSRPDLVDFFPPFVPGTKLSAASAYLGRNKRSMALNLKIPKAIEVVHRLLTDYDVVVEQFRPGVMAKLGLDYDSLGKVNPRIVYCSITGYGQTGPLRDRAGHDINYIARSGISSYTGKKSSGPSLVSMQMADVASGSNHAVIGILAAVFGRRQSGEGQFVDISMTDGMIAFNAMFGAAFLVDGREQKLEGNLLNGGSLYDYYETKDGRWMSCGPLEPQFFSNFCNALGRPDLIPGTVSPKNLAEVKEEVRAVFRTKTQAEWKAVFAATDACTEPVLALSEAFSDPLAVEREMVVDVPLPAGGTVRQLGCPIKFSSMKPEFRHAGATAGVDTQAVLKEAGYTDGEIGEMEAAGVFR, encoded by the coding sequence TCCTGCCCGGACCCTACGCCACCATGCTCCTGGCCGACATGGGGGCGGAGGTTCTCCGGATCGTATCGCCCTCCCGACCGGACCTGGTGGATTTCTTCCCCCCGTTCGTTCCGGGAACCAAGCTCTCCGCGGCGTCGGCCTATCTCGGCCGCAACAAGCGGAGCATGGCCCTCAACCTGAAAATCCCCAAAGCCATTGAAGTCGTACACCGCCTGCTCACCGACTATGACGTCGTTGTCGAGCAGTTCCGCCCCGGCGTCATGGCCAAGCTCGGCCTCGATTACGACTCCCTCGGGAAGGTGAATCCCCGCATCGTCTACTGCTCCATCACCGGGTACGGCCAGACGGGGCCCCTTCGCGACCGGGCGGGGCACGACATCAACTACATCGCCCGCTCCGGGATATCCTCCTACACGGGCAAAAAGTCCTCGGGACCGTCCCTCGTGAGCATGCAGATGGCCGACGTGGCCTCGGGCTCCAACCATGCCGTCATCGGCATCCTGGCGGCGGTCTTCGGCCGGCGGCAGAGCGGGGAGGGCCAGTTCGTCGACATCTCCATGACGGACGGGATGATCGCCTTCAATGCCATGTTCGGCGCTGCCTTTCTCGTCGATGGAAGAGAGCAGAAGCTGGAGGGAAACCTCCTCAACGGCGGCTCCCTCTATGACTACTACGAGACGAAGGACGGACGCTGGATGAGCTGCGGTCCCCTGGAGCCCCAGTTCTTTTCCAATTTCTGCAATGCCCTGGGCCGACCCGACCTGATCCCTGGCACCGTGTCTCCGAAGAACCTCGCCGAGGTGAAGGAGGAGGTCCGGGCCGTCTTCCGGACGAAAACGCAGGCGGAGTGGAAGGCCGTGTTCGCAGCCACGGACGCCTGTACGGAACCGGTCCTGGCGCTGTCGGAGGCTTTCTCGGACCCGCTGGCGGTCGAGCGCGAAATGGTCGTGGATGTCCCGCTCCCGGCGGGGGGCACGGTGCGGCAGCTCGGCTGCCCCATCAAGTTCTCCTCCATGAAGCCGGAATTCCGCCATGCCGGGGCGACCGCCGGAGTCGACACGCAGGCGGTCCTGAAAGAGGCGGGGTACACGGACGGCGAGATCGGGGAGATGGAGGCGGCGGGGGTGTTCCGGTAA
- a CDS encoding 3-hydroxyacyl-CoA dehydrogenase translates to MNVKDCIAVVTGGASGLGEACVRTLVKEGGRAVIFDLQDERGASLAAELGASCLYTKTDVTSEESVQASIARAVEVFGTINAAINCAGVGAAAKVLSKKGPYPLKAFNWVVQINLIGTFNVIRLAVEQMAKNTPNAAGERGVIVNTASAAAFDGQIGQAAYSASKAGVVGMTLPIARECADYGIRVMTIAPGLFDTPMLALLPQEARDALGASVPFPKRLGNPMEYAMLAKHIIENTMLNGEVIRLDGAIRMAAK, encoded by the coding sequence ATGAACGTGAAGGACTGCATTGCCGTCGTAACGGGAGGGGCTTCCGGACTGGGGGAGGCCTGCGTGAGGACCCTCGTGAAGGAGGGTGGGAGGGCGGTCATCTTCGATCTTCAGGATGAGCGTGGCGCCAGCCTGGCCGCCGAACTGGGCGCAAGCTGCCTGTATACCAAGACGGACGTGACAAGCGAAGAAAGCGTCCAGGCCTCCATCGCCCGGGCCGTGGAGGTCTTCGGGACGATCAACGCCGCCATCAACTGCGCCGGTGTCGGAGCCGCCGCCAAGGTCCTCTCCAAGAAGGGTCCCTACCCGTTGAAAGCCTTCAACTGGGTCGTCCAGATCAACCTCATCGGAACCTTCAATGTGATCCGCCTGGCGGTGGAGCAGATGGCGAAGAACACGCCGAACGCCGCGGGTGAGCGGGGTGTCATCGTCAACACCGCCTCGGCGGCGGCCTTCGACGGCCAGATCGGCCAGGCGGCCTACAGCGCCTCCAAGGCGGGTGTCGTGGGGATGACCCTGCCCATCGCCCGGGAATGCGCCGACTACGGCATCCGGGTGATGACCATCGCCCCGGGGCTTTTCGACACGCCCATGCTGGCCCTCCTGCCGCAGGAGGCCAGGGATGCGCTCGGAGCGAGCGTTCCCTTCCCGAAGCGGTTGGGGAACCCGATGGAATACGCCATGCTGGCGAAGCACATCATCGAGAACACGATGCTCAACGGGGAAGTGATCCGCCTGGACGGTGCGATCCGGATGGCGGCGAAATAG
- a CDS encoding thiolase family protein produces MSHHDKDEIVIVSACRTPFSRFDSAMADIASIDLAVIVMKEVIARVGVKPEELGEINYGSCVMAEMALETDIPVRQAALLAGWPPEILSVTLDRACCSSLTALRLGVRAIRAGEAEICMSVGSENMPRMPHLVPGLRKGVRLGHIRMLDGLFELGYGAKGFAPVAVDAGEVALEYGVTREMQDAWACQTQERYAQAFSAGKYKVGEEIVPVVIPQKKGDPVVIDRDESPRRTTLEALAKLKPVYGSPTVTAGNAPPISAGSSAILFMTRRQAEAKGLKPLATILASIGTATKPRDIPVIPALTIQEALKRSGLTIDRMDLIEINEAFAAMPLVSTKILADGSEAKWKALQEKTNVNGGAIAIGHPVGASAGRITMHLAYELQRRGGGYGVASICGGLAQGEAVILKV; encoded by the coding sequence ATGAGTCATCACGACAAGGATGAAATCGTCATCGTCAGCGCCTGCCGGACGCCTTTCAGCCGCTTCGACTCCGCCATGGCGGACATCGCCAGCATCGACCTGGCGGTGATCGTCATGAAGGAAGTCATCGCGAGGGTCGGCGTGAAGCCGGAAGAGCTGGGTGAGATCAACTACGGCAGCTGCGTCATGGCGGAGATGGCCCTGGAGACGGACATCCCCGTGCGCCAGGCCGCTCTCCTGGCGGGCTGGCCTCCGGAGATCCTCTCCGTCACGCTCGACCGGGCCTGCTGTTCCTCCCTGACGGCTCTCCGCCTGGGAGTCCGGGCCATCCGGGCCGGGGAAGCGGAGATCTGCATGTCCGTCGGCTCCGAGAACATGCCCCGGATGCCCCACCTGGTCCCGGGCCTGCGAAAGGGCGTGCGGCTCGGCCACATCCGGATGCTCGACGGTCTCTTCGAGCTGGGCTACGGCGCCAAGGGGTTTGCCCCGGTGGCCGTCGACGCCGGCGAGGTCGCCCTGGAGTACGGGGTCACCCGGGAGATGCAGGATGCCTGGGCCTGCCAGACCCAGGAGCGCTACGCCCAGGCCTTCTCCGCCGGAAAGTACAAGGTGGGCGAGGAGATCGTCCCCGTCGTCATCCCCCAGAAAAAGGGCGATCCCGTCGTCATCGACCGGGACGAGTCACCGCGCCGGACCACCCTGGAAGCCCTGGCGAAGCTGAAGCCCGTTTACGGGAGCCCCACGGTCACCGCCGGAAACGCACCGCCCATCAGCGCGGGTTCCAGCGCGATTCTTTTTATGACACGAAGGCAGGCCGAGGCAAAAGGCCTGAAGCCCCTGGCCACGATTCTCGCATCCATTGGAACGGCCACGAAGCCGCGGGATATTCCCGTCATTCCCGCCCTTACCATCCAGGAGGCTCTGAAGCGAAGCGGGCTGACCATCGACCGGATGGACCTGATCGAGATCAACGAGGCCTTCGCCGCCATGCCGCTTGTATCGACGAAGATCCTGGCGGACGGGAGTGAGGCGAAGTGGAAGGCACTCCAGGAGAAGACCAACGTCAACGGCGGCGCCATCGCCATCGGCCATCCGGTGGGCGCCAGCGCCGGGCGGATCACCATGCACCTGGCCTACGAGCTTCAGCGCCGGGGCGGCGGTTACGGCGTCGCCTCCATCTGCGGTGGCCTGGCCCAGGGCGAGGCAGTGATCCTGAAAGTGTAA